A genomic stretch from Leptospira andrefontaineae includes:
- the rplP gene encoding 50S ribosomal protein L16, which produces MLSPKRVKFRKRQRGRLKGNDERGSKVSFGEFGLKAVTSGRLTARQIEAARITINRQVKRGGKLWIRIFPHLPITKKPAETRMGKGKGNPEFWIAEIRPGRVLFEMSGIDEATAKKALDLAAYKLPVQTEFVKRSTL; this is translated from the coding sequence ATGTTATCACCTAAAAGAGTTAAGTTCAGAAAAAGACAAAGGGGCCGCTTGAAAGGAAACGACGAGCGTGGTTCCAAAGTGTCCTTCGGAGAGTTCGGTCTTAAAGCCGTTACTTCCGGACGTTTGACTGCAAGACAGATCGAAGCGGCAAGGATCACTATCAACCGTCAGGTAAAAAGAGGCGGGAAACTTTGGATTAGGATCTTCCCTCATCTACCTATTACTAAAAAACCAGCGGAAACTCGTATGGGTAAAGGTAAAGGTAATCCTGAGTTCTGGATCGCAGAGATCAGACCTGGTAGAGTTTTATTCGAAATGAGCGGAATCGATGAAGCGACCGCTAAAAAAGCTTTGGATCTGGCTGCTTATAAACTGCCTGTTCAAACTGAATTCGTGAAGAGGTCTACGCTGTGA
- the rpsC gene encoding 30S ribosomal protein S3 codes for MGQKVNPIGLRIGITRGWDSIWFSQADYKKNLHEDIRIRRFIQGRFKEAGVVKVVVERFPEKINVNLHTAKPGVVIGKNGANIEAVKKVLKTMTEKPLNLNIIEVKKPETIAQCIAESIAIQIQERQPFRRVMKQELRRAMRGGVEGIKILISGRLNGADMARREGYREGRIPLHTLRAKIDLGFREASTTFGQIGVKVWTYTGDFINSKEESEEDKYAVKRRTN; via the coding sequence ATGGGACAGAAAGTTAACCCAATCGGACTTCGTATCGGAATTACCCGCGGATGGGATTCTATTTGGTTCTCGCAAGCCGACTACAAAAAGAACCTGCACGAAGATATTAGAATTCGTAGATTTATCCAAGGCCGCTTTAAAGAAGCAGGCGTTGTAAAAGTTGTTGTGGAGCGTTTCCCTGAGAAGATCAACGTTAACCTTCACACTGCTAAACCGGGTGTGGTAATCGGTAAAAACGGAGCGAATATCGAAGCCGTTAAAAAAGTCCTTAAGACTATGACCGAAAAACCTCTTAATCTTAACATTATCGAAGTTAAGAAGCCTGAGACTATCGCACAATGTATCGCTGAGTCTATCGCGATCCAAATCCAAGAGCGTCAACCGTTCCGTCGCGTGATGAAACAAGAACTTCGTCGTGCGATGAGAGGTGGAGTAGAAGGAATTAAGATCCTTATCTCCGGACGTTTGAACGGAGCGGACATGGCTCGTCGCGAAGGTTATCGTGAAGGAAGAATTCCTCTTCATACCCTTAGAGCGAAAATCGATCTAGGATTCCGTGAGGCAAGCACCACTTTCGGACAAATCGGAGTGAAAGTTTGGACTTACACTGGAGACTTCATCAACAGTAAAGAAGAGTCCGAAGAAGATAAATACGCCGTTAAAAGAAGGACCAACTGA
- the rplV gene encoding 50S ribosomal protein L22 has protein sequence MEAVAIARFIRMSPRKLRLVADEIRGYEVAEALDILKYTNKRAIEPIFKLIKSASANAVVKSDNADPGKMFIKKILVDEGPILKRFRPRARGRAARIRKRTSHVTVVISD, from the coding sequence ATGGAAGCCGTAGCAATCGCAAGATTTATTAGAATGTCCCCTCGCAAACTTCGTCTTGTTGCGGATGAGATCCGTGGATACGAAGTTGCTGAAGCTCTGGATATTCTTAAATATACTAATAAGAGAGCGATCGAGCCTATCTTCAAACTTATCAAATCCGCTTCTGCAAACGCAGTTGTGAAAAGTGATAATGCTGATCCAGGCAAGATGTTCATTAAAAAGATCCTGGTGGACGAAGGCCCGATTCTTAAACGCTTCCGTCCTCGCGCTCGTGGTAGAGCTGCAAGGATCCGTAAGAGAACCAGCCACGTTACTGTGGTAATCTCGGATTAA
- the rpsS gene encoding 30S ribosomal protein S19 produces the protein MMRSSKKGPFIDSHLMSKVIKLNSENQKKPFKTWSRRSTIFPDMIGHTIMVHNGNKFIPVFINDNMVGHKLGEFAPTRTYRGHGNTDKKAAKK, from the coding sequence ATCATGAGATCTTCTAAAAAAGGTCCGTTCATCGACAGTCACCTCATGAGCAAGGTGATCAAGCTGAACTCTGAAAACCAAAAGAAACCGTTTAAGACCTGGTCTCGTAGAAGTACGATTTTCCCGGACATGATCGGTCACACCATCATGGTTCATAACGGAAACAAATTTATCCCTGTTTTCATCAATGATAACATGGTAGGACACAAGTTGGGAGAATTCGCTCCAACTCGTACTTATCGTGGTCATGGAAACACCGATAAAAAGGCGGCTAAGAAATAA
- the rplB gene encoding 50S ribosomal protein L2, with protein MGIKKFKPVTAASRFKSVLTFEEITETEPYRPLTISLNYKAGRGEGGKIAVRRKGGRVKRKYRIIDFKRRKVGITATVKTVEYDPYRSAFISLVSYSDGEYAYILNAEGMKVGDKVSNGEGAEIKIGNALPLGKIPPGTNVHNVELKIGRGGQIARTAGSFATIAGRDGEYVLLKLPSSEVRKVHQNCYATVGICSNRDHNLVSIGKAGRNRWLGKRPKVRGVVMNPVDHPHGGGEGRTSGGRHPVTPWGIPTKGYKTRRRAKPSDKFIIQKRKGNRSR; from the coding sequence ATGGGAATTAAAAAGTTTAAACCCGTTACTGCCGCCAGCCGTTTTAAATCAGTATTAACCTTCGAGGAAATTACTGAAACAGAACCGTATCGCCCTTTAACGATCAGCTTAAATTATAAAGCAGGTCGTGGAGAAGGTGGTAAAATTGCGGTTCGTAGAAAAGGCGGAAGAGTAAAACGCAAATATCGTATCATCGACTTCAAACGTCGCAAAGTAGGGATTACCGCTACAGTTAAAACTGTAGAATATGATCCGTATCGTTCGGCGTTTATTTCTCTCGTTAGTTACTCTGACGGAGAATACGCTTATATCCTAAATGCTGAAGGCATGAAAGTTGGAGACAAAGTTTCCAACGGAGAAGGCGCAGAAATTAAAATTGGAAACGCACTTCCACTCGGAAAAATTCCTCCAGGCACTAACGTGCATAACGTGGAATTGAAAATCGGAAGAGGCGGGCAGATCGCAAGAACTGCAGGATCCTTCGCTACTATCGCAGGTAGAGACGGAGAATACGTTCTTCTGAAACTTCCAAGCTCCGAAGTTCGTAAAGTTCACCAGAACTGCTACGCTACTGTTGGAATTTGCAGCAATAGAGATCATAACCTTGTTTCCATCGGTAAAGCCGGTAGAAACAGATGGTTGGGAAAACGTCCTAAGGTTAGAGGGGTTGTAATGAACCCGGTTGATCACCCACATGGTGGTGGTGAGGGACGTACTTCCGGAGGACGTCACCCAGTGACTCCTTGGGGTATTCCAACCAAAGGATACAAAACTCGTCGTAGGGCTAAACCTTCTGACAAGTTCATTATCCAGAAGAGAAAGGGAAATAGGAGCAGGTAA
- a CDS encoding 50S ribosomal protein L23 produces MNLNEVILSPIITEKSQDLETIGEKAGKRTVKYTVEIHPRANKTLVKEAFRKIYNVVPSSVNIQVYRGKIKRFRHLPAPKAHWKKAIVTFQDGASIDFGKEA; encoded by the coding sequence ATGAATCTTAACGAAGTGATCTTATCTCCGATCATCACTGAGAAGTCCCAAGATCTTGAGACTATCGGTGAGAAAGCCGGTAAAAGAACCGTAAAATACACTGTGGAAATCCATCCTAGAGCAAACAAAACTCTAGTGAAGGAAGCTTTCCGCAAAATTTACAACGTAGTACCTTCTTCCGTAAACATCCAAGTGTATCGCGGAAAGATAAAAAGATTCCGTCATCTACCTGCTCCTAAAGCTCATTGGAAAAAAGCAATCGTGACTTTCCAAGACGGAGCGAGCATCGACTTCGGAAAGGAAGCATAA
- the rplD gene encoding 50S ribosomal protein L4 — translation MKAQKYSKEGKLLSEIELPAALFESKYSSGAIYDAIKAENANLRSGNHHTKTRSEVSGGGKKPWSQKGTGRARQGSIRAPHWVGGGTVHGPRKRDYSYNVSPKVKRRAVLSVLNKKAQDAVIKVVEDLDPKEFSTKAFSTLFSNIGLKNTGVIGFLVGGENDFLKKSVRNIPTVKYINSKRIAVRDILYNRNLVITEGALGEILKHYGEGK, via the coding sequence ATGAAAGCACAGAAGTACTCAAAAGAAGGAAAACTGCTCTCGGAAATCGAACTTCCTGCAGCGTTGTTCGAATCCAAATATAGCAGTGGCGCGATTTACGACGCCATCAAAGCGGAGAATGCTAACCTTCGCTCCGGGAATCATCATACCAAAACCCGCTCGGAAGTTTCCGGGGGTGGTAAAAAGCCTTGGTCCCAAAAGGGAACTGGTAGAGCTCGTCAAGGTTCTATCCGTGCTCCTCACTGGGTGGGCGGTGGTACTGTTCACGGACCTCGCAAGAGAGATTATTCTTATAACGTTTCTCCAAAAGTAAAACGTAGAGCGGTTCTTTCCGTTTTGAATAAGAAAGCTCAAGACGCGGTCATTAAAGTAGTAGAAGATCTGGATCCGAAAGAATTCAGCACTAAAGCATTCTCTACTTTATTCAGCAATATCGGATTAAAGAACACCGGAGTGATCGGATTCTTAGTAGGTGGAGAGAACGACTTCCTTAAAAAGTCAGTTCGTAATATCCCTACCGTAAAATACATCAACTCCAAACGTATCGCGGTTCGTGACATTCTTTATAATAGAAATCTTGTAATCACCGAAGGTGCTTTGGGAGAAATTCTCAAACATTACGGAGAAGGAAAATGA
- the rplC gene encoding 50S ribosomal protein L3 has product MAKGLIGKKIGMSQIFDEQGNMIPVTVLEVGPCAVSQVKSAATDGYDAIQLAFQDDKEKHLTKSEIKHLAKAGLTPKRVLKEFRNFGEEPAAGAELKAQDVFAVADIVKVTGTSKGKGFQGVIKRYGHHGGPGAHGSRFHRHPGSMGSNTTPGRVFKGRKLPGRMGFDTKTVLNLKVVRIHEAENLVFVSGSVPGPANSIITIEKI; this is encoded by the coding sequence ATGGCAAAGGGATTAATCGGTAAAAAGATAGGGATGTCCCAAATCTTCGACGAGCAAGGAAACATGATTCCTGTAACCGTCTTAGAGGTAGGTCCCTGCGCAGTTTCCCAAGTCAAGTCCGCAGCTACGGACGGTTACGACGCGATACAATTAGCTTTTCAGGATGATAAAGAAAAACACCTGACCAAAAGCGAGATAAAGCATTTGGCAAAAGCTGGACTAACTCCTAAGAGAGTGTTGAAGGAATTCCGCAATTTCGGCGAAGAGCCGGCTGCAGGCGCTGAGTTAAAAGCTCAAGATGTGTTTGCTGTTGCGGACATTGTAAAAGTTACAGGAACCAGCAAAGGTAAAGGTTTCCAAGGTGTTATCAAAAGATACGGACACCATGGTGGACCAGGAGCTCACGGTTCTCGTTTTCATAGACATCCAGGATCCATGGGATCCAACACCACTCCAGGTAGAGTATTCAAAGGTCGTAAATTACCGGGCCGTATGGGTTTTGATACAAAGACTGTATTGAACCTGAAAGTGGTTCGTATTCACGAAGCAGAAAATTTGGTTTTTGTAAGCGGATCCGTTCCGGGACCTGCAAACTCCATCATCACTATTGAGAAGATATAA
- the rpsJ gene encoding 30S ribosomal protein S10, whose protein sequence is MAGQKIRVKLKAFDHKLIDQSTYEIVATAKRTGATVSGPIPLPTKKEIYTVLRSPHVNKKSREQFEMKTHKRLIDILDTNEDTVEALMKLQLPAGVSVDIKS, encoded by the coding sequence ATGGCTGGCCAAAAGATCAGAGTAAAGCTTAAAGCTTTCGATCATAAGTTGATCGACCAATCAACTTACGAGATCGTTGCGACTGCCAAAAGGACCGGAGCTACTGTCTCCGGTCCGATTCCTCTTCCAACGAAGAAGGAAATATACACAGTCCTCCGTTCTCCACACGTAAATAAAAAATCAAGAGAGCAGTTTGAGATGAAAACTCACAAAAGGCTCATAGACATTCTGGACACCAATGAAGACACAGTTGAGGCTTTAATGAAGCTACAACTCCCTGCAGGTGTTTCAGTGGATATTAAATCCTAA
- the tuf gene encoding elongation factor Tu, protein MAKEKFDRSKPHLNVGTIGHVDHGKTTLTAAITTTLAKVLGGKNKAVAYDQIDNAPEEKARGITIATSHQEYETANRHYAHVDCPGHADYVKNMITGAAQMDAAILVVSATDGPMPQTKEHILLARQVGVPYIIVFINKADMLAADEREEMIQMVEMDVRDLLNKYSFPGDDTPIIYGSALKALEGDESELGAPSVVKLMEALDTYVPNPKRIVDKPFLMPVEDVFSITGRGTVATGRVEQGTLKINDEVEIVGVRPTTKTVVTGIEMFRKLLDSAEAGDNIGALLRGTKKEDIERGQVLAKPGSITPHKKFNAEVYVLTKDEGGRHTPFFNNYRPQFYFRTTDITGVCNLPNGMEMVMPGDNVTMSIELIHPIAMDKGLKFAIREGGKTIGSGVVAEITE, encoded by the coding sequence ATGGCTAAGGAGAAATTCGACAGGTCCAAACCACACTTAAACGTTGGTACAATCGGACACGTTGACCATGGAAAAACCACGCTAACGGCAGCAATCACCACTACGCTTGCAAAAGTATTGGGTGGAAAAAACAAAGCCGTAGCGTACGACCAAATCGATAACGCACCTGAGGAAAAAGCTCGTGGTATCACCATCGCTACTTCTCACCAAGAGTATGAGACTGCGAACCGCCACTATGCACACGTAGACTGCCCAGGTCACGCTGACTATGTTAAAAACATGATCACCGGTGCTGCTCAGATGGACGCTGCGATCCTAGTTGTATCTGCAACTGACGGACCAATGCCTCAAACGAAAGAGCATATCCTGCTCGCTCGTCAGGTAGGCGTTCCTTACATCATCGTATTCATCAACAAAGCTGACATGCTTGCTGCTGATGAGCGCGAAGAGATGATCCAAATGGTTGAGATGGACGTTCGTGACTTGTTAAACAAGTACAGCTTCCCTGGTGATGACACCCCAATCATCTACGGATCAGCTCTTAAGGCTCTTGAAGGCGACGAGTCTGAGTTAGGAGCTCCTTCTGTTGTTAAATTAATGGAAGCTCTGGACACTTACGTTCCAAACCCTAAACGTATTGTTGATAAACCTTTCCTAATGCCAGTAGAGGACGTATTCTCTATCACTGGTCGTGGAACTGTTGCAACTGGAAGAGTAGAGCAAGGAACTTTGAAAATCAACGACGAAGTTGAAATCGTTGGTGTTCGTCCTACTACCAAAACAGTTGTTACTGGTATCGAGATGTTCCGTAAACTTTTAGATTCCGCAGAAGCTGGAGACAATATCGGTGCTCTTCTTCGTGGAACTAAAAAAGAAGACATCGAAAGAGGGCAGGTTCTTGCTAAGCCAGGATCAATCACTCCTCACAAAAAATTCAACGCGGAAGTTTACGTTCTTACTAAGGACGAAGGTGGACGTCACACTCCATTTTTCAATAACTACCGTCCACAGTTCTATTTCAGAACTACTGACATCACTGGCGTTTGTAACCTGCCTAACGGTATGGAAATGGTAATGCCTGGTGACAACGTTACGATGAGCATCGAGTTGATCCACCCGATCGCTATGGACAAAGGTCTTAAATTCGCGATTCGCGAAGGTGGAAAGACTATCGGTTCTGGCGTAGTGGCTGAGATCACCGAGTAA
- a CDS encoding elongation factor G-like protein → MSVPFLNPGIFAHIDAGKTTLLERILFETGKISAPGRIEEGTTESDYLPEEIERGISIQSTVARIPYPNPEKPRVILQFVDNPGHLDFQSQANASLLVSDFGLVLIDSFEGLKSQTFQNVEALRKAGKPILFFLNKLDRPGADILSPLVDLEVALGKEPILLFKEDGTIPVLKGEGGESEFLPLIEWDHGLSEEYLKDHDLLPKLAIQGLVKGFWEGKIFPVLGGSALQGLGVKELLSILEILSQGKPSQSSPKEQAGVAFKREIHPELGKLLHFQTLAPLKVGDFFLHGETKHKIENLYQISARDYEEVSVGEVGELLATTSLLDWIPGEILSRHNIENKTLLSPIRKQFQILIEPEKEEDRQELWDRLQDLAWLDEAVSVDILSETGQFRLSGTGELHLEISLSRLKESFSKSFQTSGIKVARFALWKNLVQKVAFQHTAFDQKISSGQVLASLESSHNFSKGVRFNVQLADPIKEAITSAFTEVTARGIDGEEVLGLQMIVEGYESPSETKSFDLSSLIKVAVIKGLKDIIPNHSVFIGPLSELEILTPNQYLGDILASLAKRDAKIRKVTELTEGRHLIHASASTQNLLGFSGVLRNMAQGRGVLSLDTLFDFDNHSVLF, encoded by the coding sequence ATGTCAGTACCATTCTTAAATCCAGGAATATTCGCACATATTGATGCGGGCAAAACCACGCTATTAGAAAGGATCTTGTTCGAGACCGGCAAAATTTCTGCGCCGGGGAGAATTGAAGAAGGTACCACAGAATCCGATTATCTTCCGGAAGAGATAGAAAGAGGAATTTCTATCCAGTCCACTGTGGCTCGGATCCCTTATCCAAATCCGGAAAAGCCTCGGGTCATTCTTCAATTCGTGGACAATCCTGGTCATTTGGATTTTCAATCCCAGGCCAATGCTTCTTTGTTAGTTTCCGATTTCGGCCTGGTTCTTATAGATTCTTTCGAAGGATTAAAATCCCAGACCTTCCAGAATGTGGAAGCACTTAGAAAGGCCGGGAAACCAATATTATTTTTTCTAAATAAACTAGATCGTCCCGGTGCGGATATTCTTTCTCCATTGGTGGATCTGGAAGTTGCACTTGGCAAAGAGCCAATCCTCCTATTTAAAGAAGATGGAACCATTCCTGTATTAAAGGGGGAAGGAGGGGAGTCGGAGTTCCTACCATTAATTGAATGGGATCACGGACTCTCTGAAGAATATCTCAAGGACCATGACCTTCTTCCTAAGCTTGCGATCCAGGGTTTGGTGAAAGGATTTTGGGAGGGGAAAATTTTTCCAGTGCTCGGAGGTTCTGCTCTCCAAGGACTTGGAGTTAAGGAATTACTCTCTATTTTGGAAATTCTCTCCCAAGGAAAGCCGTCCCAGTCTTCTCCCAAGGAGCAAGCAGGGGTTGCGTTTAAGAGAGAGATCCATCCTGAACTTGGAAAACTTCTTCATTTTCAAACACTGGCACCACTAAAGGTCGGAGACTTCTTCCTCCATGGAGAAACAAAACATAAGATAGAGAACTTATACCAAATTTCCGCAAGGGACTATGAAGAAGTTTCTGTAGGAGAAGTTGGAGAACTTCTCGCAACTACTTCACTCTTAGATTGGATTCCGGGAGAAATTCTTTCGAGACATAATATAGAAAACAAAACTCTACTCTCTCCAATCCGAAAACAATTTCAGATCTTGATAGAACCGGAAAAAGAAGAAGATCGACAGGAACTTTGGGATCGTTTGCAAGACCTGGCCTGGTTGGATGAAGCCGTAAGTGTAGATATTCTCTCCGAAACAGGGCAATTTCGTTTATCAGGCACAGGAGAGTTACATTTAGAGATCTCTCTTTCACGTTTGAAAGAGTCTTTTTCGAAAAGCTTTCAAACAAGTGGAATCAAGGTTGCAAGATTTGCTCTATGGAAAAATTTGGTTCAAAAGGTCGCATTTCAGCATACCGCGTTCGATCAAAAGATCTCGAGCGGTCAGGTGCTCGCGTCCTTGGAAAGTTCTCACAACTTTTCTAAGGGAGTGCGGTTTAATGTTCAGCTAGCTGATCCAATCAAAGAGGCGATAACATCCGCGTTTACGGAAGTCACCGCCCGGGGAATAGACGGAGAAGAAGTTCTCGGTCTACAAATGATTGTCGAGGGTTACGAGTCTCCAAGTGAGACAAAGTCTTTCGATCTTTCTTCCCTGATCAAAGTAGCTGTCATCAAAGGTTTAAAGGACATAATTCCGAATCATTCGGTTTTCATTGGTCCCCTTTCCGAGTTAGAGATTCTTACACCGAATCAATATCTCGGAGATATATTGGCCAGTTTGGCTAAGAGGGACGCGAAGATTCGTAAGGTCACTGAGTTGACCGAAGGGCGTCATTTGATCCATGCAAGCGCTTCTACGCAAAACTTGCTTGGCTTTAGCGGTGTCCTTAGAAATATGGCACAGGGAAGGGGCGTCCTATCTTTGGACACCCTTTTCGACTTTGATAACCATTCTGTATTGTTTTAA
- a CDS encoding glycoside hydrolase family 1 protein — MKNSFELPKEFLLGSATAATQIEGGDTNNNWYAWSLAGKVGNGESSITGADHYRRYVEDIELLSQLHQECYRMSIEWSRIEPKQGEWSTVGVEHYRDEFQRLIKAGIKPLVTLHHFSCPQWYQEKGGWLSKDAVEDFMRFVDFSVKSFGDLVSEWCTINEPNVFANDSYMDGKYPPGSHGDIAAYMKVTKNLILVHLKSYKLIHKIRKELGFKGETKVGFAHHLAIFEPFNSHPLAKLGCFLSDYLFHEIHMKGFIEGKLCFPVGFGYPEGKGIFCDFIGINYYSRHLFKASYNPGNLFATPLVDPSISESEKNDLGWEIYPEGIHKVCHRAWDKYKLPIYITENGIPDEKDEKREKYIIDHLYQIKLLLDEGVKVERYYHWSFLDNLEWNDGYGPRFGLVEVDYATMKRKPRLSALRYAEICRTKKIQFRG; from the coding sequence ATGAAGAATAGTTTCGAACTTCCAAAGGAATTTTTATTAGGCTCTGCAACTGCAGCAACTCAGATAGAAGGAGGGGATACCAATAATAATTGGTATGCATGGTCTCTTGCAGGAAAAGTTGGCAATGGAGAATCTTCCATCACAGGAGCGGATCATTATCGTAGATATGTAGAAGATATAGAACTTCTTTCTCAACTTCACCAAGAATGTTATCGGATGAGTATTGAATGGAGTCGTATAGAACCTAAACAAGGAGAATGGTCTACTGTAGGAGTAGAACATTATCGTGACGAGTTCCAAAGACTTATCAAAGCGGGGATTAAACCACTTGTAACTCTTCACCATTTTTCTTGCCCGCAATGGTATCAGGAAAAAGGAGGTTGGCTTTCCAAGGACGCAGTAGAGGATTTCATGCGATTCGTGGACTTCTCCGTTAAAAGTTTTGGAGATTTGGTTTCAGAATGGTGCACGATCAACGAGCCGAATGTATTCGCAAACGATAGTTATATGGATGGAAAATATCCTCCGGGAAGTCACGGTGATATTGCGGCTTACATGAAGGTTACTAAAAACCTGATACTTGTACATCTCAAATCATATAAACTCATTCATAAGATACGCAAAGAGCTTGGTTTCAAGGGAGAAACAAAGGTAGGTTTTGCACATCATCTTGCGATATTCGAACCTTTCAATTCCCATCCTCTTGCTAAGCTTGGTTGTTTCTTAAGCGATTATCTATTTCACGAGATTCATATGAAAGGTTTTATAGAAGGTAAACTTTGTTTTCCTGTAGGCTTTGGCTATCCGGAAGGGAAGGGGATCTTTTGCGATTTTATAGGGATCAATTATTATTCCAGACACCTATTCAAGGCCAGCTATAATCCGGGTAATCTATTCGCTACTCCTTTGGTGGATCCGAGTATTTCTGAATCGGAGAAGAATGATCTAGGTTGGGAAATTTATCCGGAAGGCATCCACAAAGTTTGTCATCGAGCTTGGGACAAATACAAACTTCCTATCTATATCACGGAGAATGGAATTCCGGATGAGAAAGATGAGAAGAGAGAAAAATATATCATAGACCATCTATATCAGATCAAACTTCTTTTGGATGAAGGTGTCAAAGTTGAAAGATATTATCATTGGTCCTTTCTGGATAATTTAGAATGGAACGATGGATACGGTCCTCGTTTCGGTTTAGTAGAAGTGGATTATGCTACTATGAAAAGAAAACCACGCTTAAGTGCACTTCGTTACGCGGAGATCTGCCGCACTAAGAAGATCCAGTTTCGGGGATAA
- a CDS encoding TetR/AcrR family transcriptional regulator translates to MGTREQTRELVIEAAESLFLAKGLLEVSMEDIAAKASCTRRNLYRYFDTKEALTVAVLRKLIEPWNTFQEETFRLLRGSGLTGKQELSSFLETLTRYLEIHKDLIRFSAEFDFLFRDRSSFQLDLSSERTMYAEFQVTEKLILQILERGEADGSLRLPSPPSIIVPTITTVLWALGQRVALRENLIRIEFGIDGMTIIQNQIDLVILALTPTKEPEIKEEN, encoded by the coding sequence ATGGGAACAAGGGAACAAACCAGAGAACTTGTCATAGAAGCCGCAGAATCCTTGTTTTTGGCCAAAGGACTCCTGGAAGTTTCCATGGAAGATATCGCAGCCAAAGCCTCTTGCACCAGACGAAATTTATATCGATACTTTGATACCAAAGAAGCACTAACGGTAGCCGTACTTCGTAAACTCATTGAGCCTTGGAATACGTTTCAGGAAGAAACGTTTCGTTTACTTAGAGGTTCAGGTTTAACGGGCAAACAAGAGCTTTCTTCTTTTCTGGAAACCCTGACTAGATATTTAGAAATCCATAAAGACTTAATTAGGTTTTCTGCAGAGTTCGATTTTTTATTCCGAGATCGTAGCTCTTTTCAGTTGGATCTTTCTTCCGAAAGGACGATGTATGCTGAGTTTCAAGTAACAGAAAAACTTATTTTACAGATTTTGGAAAGAGGAGAAGCAGATGGAAGTCTTAGGCTTCCGTCTCCGCCTTCTATCATAGTTCCGACAATTACTACCGTACTTTGGGCGCTCGGCCAAAGAGTCGCACTTCGTGAAAATCTGATCCGTATAGAATTCGGAATCGATGGCATGACCATCATTCAAAACCAGATAGACCTTGTCATACTAGCGCTCACACCAACAAAAGAACCGGAAATAAAAGAGGAGAATTAA
- a CDS encoding bifunctional helix-turn-helix domain-containing protein/methylated-DNA--[protein]-cysteine S-methyltransferase, protein MKGQQNTDFDRIADAIFYLRKNFKRQPSLEDVAGKLKLSPHHFQRMFTDWAGVSPKKFLQYTTLEYAKGLLKENGSSLLDTALDSGLSGTGRLHDLFVNIEGMTPGEYKNGGKDLSINYSYAECPFGKLLVASTPKGICYISFFENEKKVFQELKSIFPNATYNQTVDMIQQNALFIFTHDWSKLGNIKLHLKGTDFQLKVWETLLRIPMGKLSTYGQIGEQMGNPKATRAIGTAIGNNPVAFLIPCHRVIRSSGEFGEYHWGDSRKVAMIGWEAAKTDLVNRNDL, encoded by the coding sequence ATGAAAGGACAACAAAATACAGACTTCGATAGGATTGCAGATGCGATCTTCTATCTTCGCAAAAATTTCAAAAGGCAGCCAAGCTTGGAAGATGTAGCAGGCAAATTAAAACTAAGCCCTCATCATTTCCAGAGAATGTTCACTGATTGGGCAGGAGTAAGTCCAAAGAAGTTTTTGCAATACACTACTTTGGAATATGCAAAAGGTTTATTAAAAGAGAATGGGTCTTCCTTGTTAGACACTGCCTTAGACTCGGGACTTTCCGGAACAGGTAGATTGCACGATCTATTTGTGAATATAGAAGGAATGACTCCAGGCGAATATAAAAACGGGGGAAAGGATCTATCGATTAACTATAGTTATGCGGAATGTCCTTTTGGCAAATTACTTGTGGCTTCCACTCCAAAAGGAATTTGTTATATTTCTTTTTTTGAAAATGAGAAGAAGGTATTCCAAGAACTAAAGTCAATCTTTCCGAACGCAACCTATAACCAAACAGTGGATATGATCCAGCAAAATGCTTTATTCATATTTACTCATGATTGGAGTAAACTCGGTAATATAAAATTGCACCTTAAAGGTACAGACTTCCAACTCAAGGTATGGGAAACTCTTTTAAGAATTCCTATGGGAAAACTTTCCACCTACGGACAGATCGGAGAACAAATGGGAAATCCTAAGGCGACTAGAGCCATAGGAACTGCAATCGGAAATAATCCGGTGGCATTTCTGATCCCTTGTCATAGAGTGATCCGCTCTTCCGGAGAATTCGGAGAATATCATTGGGGAGATTCCCGTAAAGTTGCAATGATCGGCTGGGAAGCCGCTAAAACGGACCTAGTCAATAGGAATGACCTGTGA